Genomic segment of Anguilla rostrata isolate EN2019 chromosome 13, ASM1855537v3, whole genome shotgun sequence:
GATTGACAGAGGTAATGGAGATTCCGGCTGTTCCCAAGAGGCGTGGTTAAGAGCATCGACATGTCATGATGTAtacagtgtattttcttgctgtaAATTTAGCCTCAGCATTTGATTCGCTCACTCAAACTATTTATTGCTTTACTGTTTTATATGACAGACCTGGGCCAACTGCTTCATTAAACAGCCTTACCACCGGCTCCCATTCAGTTccatttaggcctactgttcCTTTCGAGGCATGGAGATGGTCTTTATTACTGCCACAGGTATTTCTTTTTGAATAATGTACGCTGCCTTCCACAGCTGTTCTCGCTAAAAAGGCCTGAGGCGCACTCTCAATACCGATTTTGTTTTGGCCAGACTGGCCTGGTTTCGGCCAACCGCAAGGCCTTCCGTCTGCAAACAcgctgcagtgaaaatatatgCCCTTTCCATTCAGGGTGAGATGCAGAATGTGAGTGGAGGGGAAAGGCGAACTGAGGTTGGGTGACTCACCGTGAGGGAAAAGGGGAGAGTCAGGCGGGAGGGAGATTGACTGATGTATGCCAGGCATATCCTAATTCACGTTCTGTATTGAACAACCTCAAATGTTGGCTACGTCAGGTCACCGGGGGGAAGGGGTCCATTGAATTACATCATTGGTTATAAGAAGTCTAGTCTCTTTAAATGTGAGTTCGTTTGCacgttcattttaattttacttgcTTCTActcttctgaaatgtgtttaaatgaagTTAAATTCCTAATGAATATAATCTTAAGATAAACAAAAAGGGAGAGTACAAAAAACGTGCCTGTAGCCTGTTGAAACTGTGGGTGGCTACCAAGCTGGAGCCACTTTTAATCAACACAAGTACTTATTCAAATAGACTCACAGCGGCATAGTTCCAGAAAAACAAATGGTGTAACACGGTGACAGGTTACATCTAATTACAGGAAACACATTCCTTAGTTTTCTGCAGCCAACCTCAAAATGCTTTCGCAGTAGAAATTATACCGTAACCTTGGCAACACCACAGGAAGAGGTGCTAAAGTCTGGCCGAGTGTCGCAGTGCCACGCAAGCAAAAAATTTGGGTAGCCTAACTAGGTGCCAAGAGACACATGAGAAATTTTGGTGTGTCAATTGGCACTTGCTTTACTTAACAAGGGCAAGTGATATATTATGTCTTTGCCAGACATCtggtaacttaaaaaaaagtcatccCATGATCCTGAGTAGTTGAAAATGGACTTTGCCCCAGGATCAACCACTCAAAGGTTGCCATATCATAttgacatcattttaaaaacattagtttcatattcaaatgtatCTTTTGTGTCATGCAAAAATATATGcctatttctttgttttttgttttttaacatattttaggAACTCTCATCCAGCTGTATGACCTGTAGTCCTGTATGTTTCATTGCACAATATCCAATAAAGTTGGTTCAAAACCCAAAACCCAGAACCCAGCTTGTTggtaaatgtaaaaagttttttttttttctggggttttttttttttggagatatCATTTTGCAGCatcttaatacattttaataaggtGCGGGTCACAGGcaatgtacattatttgttAATTAAGGGTCTTGAGCAAAGACAGTATGAGAACCACTCTGGTTTAAAGAACAGTTGTCAAAATGCAATTTGATATTGCAGTTTGGCTCATTGATTAAGAGGACGTTGCACACAGTTTAAACGGCACAGACTGTTTAGTCTGTGTGCAACGTCAAGCTTGTGACATAGGTTTGGCTATTCTGCAAGCGGAGGTAATTCGTTTTCAGCAAAAAGAAGTTTGCTCATGAGTATTATTCTGTTTTGAATAGATGTAGATGCCATAGCAATACCTGAATGGAGGCTCTGTAGGCAAGTTACCCAGTCAGTTATGTGGTTTCAAAGTGACAGTATTATAGACTCAGAACAGAATGTTCAAGGAGTGTTTAGTattggcattttaaaaagcttttaaaattgAACTTTTGTTCTCTATTAATGGAAAAaagggaggggtgtgtgctaatttaattttttggtcATAAGAAAATAACTTTGTGTATACTTAAGACTGGAGGACCATTCTGCCCGTGTGGTtgtggaggaggtggtgaaATGCATCACATTTAATTCTGGCTGCTGATCATGCCAAATGTCAGCCTGGGTTTCCATCTGACTGTGACTGAAGTATTCTTTCCTCGTAAGTTCAGAATGTTTAGCATCATGTTCCAGTTCCACATATCAAAAGTAAAGGGCCCATCAAAACGCTTAGATTTCAGATGGCTTTGCAGACCAAACTTGGCTGGTGTAGCGGTTGACATCTGCGAGAACTAGGAGTGAGGCAAACAGGGATACTCTGTGACTGAGCTGCTAGAATTTCTTAGGAGTGTGGCCACTATGTCTCTGagattttggtgtgtgtgtgtgtgtgtgtgtgtagggaggaggggatgggggggacaAAGCTGCCTTTCATTCTGCCCCAGACCTTACTCCTTTTCAAACATATGCTACCAACGAAGCGTGGCCAACCTAGATGCCTCCACTGAGATGCACAAAGGGACTGATGTTGAATATCTTTTCTAATTTGCCCATATGGATTGACCCAAAGGCTTAAAAGAATCCAGTCTCCGGGCCCTATGGTTTGGTCGATGCCATCGTCACTACCATGTCTCAGATATGCTTCTCTCACTGGAACTCCAccttggtttgtttgttttagaccCGGGAATGgagggagtggggtgggggtgtaaagagagagagagagagagagggcagaaaagtggtaggtgtgttttttttttttaaaggaatgaaTGAAGGGCTTTGTTGGACTCATTTTCCGTTTTTTTGCCTTCTCCCTCGtgtctcttcctcttttcctttctgCTCCCACCGTCGCAGTTTGCGTGAGTGCGGAGAACCGCACTTCATGGAGGAGAGCATTTAAAGTCCCTGCTCCAGTCAGTGCTGCAGGCtgagctttttttgtttgtaggaGTCttaacagcagcacacagactcCAGGAGAGCTACTCTGCACGATGTACAGGGCTGCGCTGGTCTACCTGAGCGTGTGCTGTGCCGTGGCCTCCGTCGCGGACGGGAAGCCGCAGGCCAGGAAGGAGCAGAACGGGAGGGGCACGCGCGACCCGGCAGCCATCGCGGCGGACACGCCTGCGCCCGGCGGAACTCCGCCCGCAGGTGAGTGGAGGCTGCGGGATCGGTGTAGCGCGGGACAGACGCTCCGCCTGGTGTAACCTCCTCGTGTCTGTGCGCCAGGGACCGGCGGCCGGTGCCTGGTGAAGGGGATCTATCTGTTTGAGGGAGCTGAGTGGTCTCCTAAGCCCTGCTCGGTGTGCCGCTGTCAGAGAGGAGTTCCAACCTGTCGCTCCACACCTTGCGCTAATGGGGGTAAGAATGCATCCACATTAGAGATCACATCATATGATAATCAGTTCAGATTAAGATCACTGGAGATGGAATTATTTTGTCAATACATTCAGTTAAGTcaatacataattattttgcaaGGGATGTTTTAGAAATGAATATATTACAGCAACTTTATAGTCATAAGTATTTTGgtaataaagttttatttaatatatattattactatttaaaatatttaagatcatgaatgcatttaaacttGGGTAGCTTAATCTTGTACAGTAAACATTTTGCAGAGTATCATCGTGCTGATTTTATTGCGATCAATATTGGTGCGTAAACAAATTTGCAATGGATGAGGGTCCTGAGTGCAGTTATTTCATACTGTGTGTCCATGTAAAGATATAATTAAGGCTGGGACTTGTTTTTCTCCATTCAGTGAAGCAGGCTCcctgaaatgtaaaatcacTAATAGTTGCTTTTTTATATGACAGGCTGACCAGTGCTCAAACATTTTGGTTGTGTAAGTTCCAGCCTCACATGCTTTGTGTTCCTTCTCTCTTAGCTCCACTGGCCCCCCAGTCCTCAGCCCACCGGAAGAGGGGTCAGCTCCAAAAAGCAGCACCGAAGGTGGGGGGCAAACTCGGGGGGAGGAACTCCAAAAGGGACGATGGCAGCTCTAGACTGCAGCTAGCTGCTGTGTCTCCTGTCAGGAAGAACGTGGCAGAGATCAGCTATAAAAAGCAGGAGCTAGGGTCTGTTTCAGTAAAGaaggtgagtgggtgagtgagtgtgtggaaaTTGGGACTTGCTGGCATCAGGGGACAGATGCAGTCTTtacttccatttttttattctccatATATCGCACATTCAGAAAAGTAGAGGAAAAAGTACTGGAGgcaaaatgataaattaaaaaacaaggaCGTTTCACATGCAACATTTGCAATGGAGAAAATGTGCAGATGTCCttctttttgaatttattcCCCAAACTAAAATGCTTAATTTTGTCAGTCCTACTCTTGTAACATCCCCCCACCAGTTCATACGGGCATGTATTTAACAAGTGGATCCTCTGAGCTATCAATGATTTTCACTCTTCATGGTATCTGCTGAGCTGTAGCTGCTGTGCCGATGGACTGTGCACTAGCTCCTCTTGCCCAGGCAGATCACAGTACCTTAATCAGAGGGGTTGTTATTGAGCACTGAGTCACTGGGTTACTGCAGACTGAAACCCTTTCTCCCTGCTGGATGCAGTGGGATATGCCTTACTGCATGAGACTCCCAGCCATAGCTGATAGTTTATTACTGACAGTTTTATCAGTTTTTATCTGATTCTCATTGGTAATGGCTGTCCCCCAACCAAGCTAAACCAAACCAATGTAGGCTTCATCAATATTTTTCCTTTGCCTCACTATTAAACTCAAATTAGGTTTTTAGTAATTTTAAAGATTCGGAGATTAAGTTGTAAgtgcatttacactgaaaaaaaaaagaaagaaaataccgtctgcatttatttgtaagtaaaAGGTATGGGCATACGGAGAAATTTTGATTGAAAGCAGGCAATAGTCATTGCTTGTACCGACCATTACGCTTATGTGAGTCTGGTGAGGGAgtctttttttataattcatgTGTTTACTTGTATAGTCACTATGTCAACGGCATGTTAGCTTCAGCTTTCTGCTTTGTGCTAATCCCTGGGTCAGGTGACTAAGCAGGTGCCAGTGCTCAGGAGGGCCCAGGAAGCTGAGGTGAAGGTAGAGGTGAAGGGGTCTCTGCAGAAGGGCAAACCCGCAGTCAATGCCGGTACCGGGGCAACGGAAATGAAGAAAGGTCAGCAGGAAAAGAAACGGCTGAAGGCCAAAGATGAGGACGATGATGACGAGGATGAAGATGATGAggatgaagaagatgatgatgatggtgatgatgatgacaatgaggaggaggaggtgaaggagtcGGACGGCAAGAAGAAGGAGAGCCCGACCACCCCACCGCCTGCACGCTTTCCTGGAGCGCCATTCTTAAACCGGACCAACTTCATGGAGTCCCTCCCAGCTGGGTGCCTGCTGGCCGAATCTTTGATTGCCTGTGGCAGTGTGGGCATGGCCCACCTTCCCATCATCACTGACCTTGGAGTCAAAACCCTCTACCTGGCAGGTGAGTGTTGGaggggcatgtgtgtgagtaaagtATAGAGGACAAATTAGACAGTCAGGTACAACCTTGCCTGGGGACAAGCTAGCATTTACAGAATTTTGCTGGTACCACCAGCCAATCGCGAACAGCATACAGCATGCATTTAAATCCTTTCCTCTCAGGCCGTtcttgtaaataagaatttgttcttaagtgACCTGTTTGATTaagtaaaagttaaaaatatgGTGTAAGGTACTGTATGTGGAAGCTGCCATCCATTTTTTGTGTCCCTGATACAGATAACAAAATAGGAAAACTTCCATTCCGGGGCCTCTCTGGGCTGCCCAACCTGGAATGGCTGGACCTCAGCAAGAACAAGCTGGAAGACTCCTCCCTGAGCTCCGCCATCTTCCGGGTGAGTCTGCAGGGGGACGAGACGGGCCCAGCTTTAAAAAGAGCAGAGTGCTTAGTCTTCGGGCTCTTGTGTGTCCTGCACGGAGCCTGATCCCTTCGGCAGGCGAAACCGGGAGGGCGGAGCTTCCGCTCCATCCAAGGGCAGCTGCAGAACTTGGCACCACCTGGATAGACACGCCAAGCCTGGGTCACTGCGATGCTgtggttgagaaaaaaaaaaatgtattctaggTCAGTGAGGAAACCGGTTTCTAAAAACAGCGCAAATATTATCGGTGGGAGTCCACGTGTGCTGTGCGCGGTCCCTCCTTCCCAATGGAGCAGCGCTTAAAGTTCCCCCTGAAGCACAGCCACTAATGACTTTGTTTCTTCATGGAGAGAGCTCGTCCATGCCTCGTGAATTACCACAGCAGATACTTATGAAGGTCAGGCACCTGTTTTACCAGTTGTGTTATAAACCAAGTGGTCGCTGTATCCTGGCGTCCAGACATCTTGGCCAATTTCACCATCCCTCCCCTGTCAAAGTGGCTAATAAACCTCTCCCTCTCATATCCCCACTGGTGTGTGATTAGCATTCTGgcaacaaaatggctgtcattcATAAACTATGAGGTTCAGTAACCTTGCCAAATGTAAAAGGCTTTGAGAATCATGAAGGTTATGACGAATCATTTCAATgcaattattttccattatttgaCGTTATTGGATCACAGTGTGATCTGCCACAGAACTGTAAGTCCCAGGAGCATctccaaatttattttcagcaaaaccTATAAAGTTTACTGAAGCATCGGAACAGACTGCTCTGGTCACTGATGGCCATCTGACGTTATGCCAGTGGAATCATCTGATTcccaaaataaaactattagACCATGAGAAGAAACCACACCCTTGGGGAGTATGGCTGCAGATGTAAGGTGCAGACAGATCTAGACTAATCACAGGGTTGGTGACCAAACAGATTGACCAATGAGCAAAGGCGGAAAGTTCTGGATGCCCCACAAAGGAAAGGGACTGCAGTAACTACTTCCAAATGCGGAACAAATGCATCAAAATTTTACAGCATTACCATCCTCATTTCCTACGAATGAGAGATCTCCAGAAGGCAGGCTGTTTGGTATTACTCATTTAGTGTGGTTCTAGCCTGATACTGTTCATGGGACTTCAGAACCTTTACCCTACCCTTATGCTAGGGTAAAGGTACTTGTCTGCAGTTAAATCAACCTTGATTTCACAATGTCTTGAAACGCAAACTGTGATGTGATCCGTGTagcagagaagcacagagatACATGAGCCCACTGTGAGACTTGCATGTTTTCGCTTTGTGTGGCATCATGCAGTCCACCCTTGACTTTTTGCAGAATCTGACACGGCTGAGGAGGCTGAACCTGGATGGGAACAGTCTAACCAAGATCCCACTGCTGCCTGCATCTCTGGAGGAGCTCAAGATTAATGACAACAAGATAAGGAgcctcacagctcacagcttcAAAGGTGccagagtgtgcatgtgtgctctgCTATCAAGATTGGCTGTGTCTTTATATtgtatggcacacacacacaccacacacacacagacagacacagcacacacacacacacacagggatatgGGGTTGTGCCATATTTTGGAAGAAACAGAGGTTTTGCCtctaattttaaaatcattttagaaTCCATGATGGTCTCAGTAGTACAGCAGTGCAAATCCCCACTGTTTAGACTAAGCGATATGTTCTTCTGAATTCGGCAACCCTCCATCAGTGTTGTCTCTTTGGGGACTATGTTTTTATTGGAGCTGAGAATAAGCATCTTATGCCAGTACACATGGTGGCTTACCAGGTGACACATTTGCTATtctggggggtggtggtttggGTGTGGCTACCCTCAGGTCTCTTCAAGCTGCTGACTCTGGAGCTGGAGGGCAACGGTTTCCATGACGGGAACGTCTCCCCATTGGCCTTCAGACCCCTCAGGGCCGTCATCTACCTTCGGCTGGACAGGAACAAGTTTCGCGGTGTCCCGTCTGGGCTGCCCCCATCGCTTCAGGTTGATGAGAAACCATTTTGTCagtaaaatgtatcatttttgcAATAGCTTCAGCAGATGCTACAATATCACACAGTAGTGGCTGATACTGTTAGTATTTTACACTGGccttattttaatgtttattttagcaTTGACAGCTGGCACCATGGCATTTTAGCTtctgtcacacaaacacagtgggCAGCGCGTTTCCCTGTATGCTGaaactttgtttgttttactctATCCACTATTTCAGTAATAGCGTATAAACCATGATTTATTTAGTATCTAAATATTcgaagaaaaatgcattttttccccagaaatgtaatgtgttgtaCTATGTCAGGTGCAGCTTTTCAAGAGTGTAAATTATGAATGTCCAAGATGAAGGGTGACTTTTTCAGTGGCTGATATTCACAGAAAGTGCTACCAGGGGTTTGCAGCTCAACATTTCAAGCGCTGAACACATTGCCCATGTGTCCAGGAGCTGCACCTGTCTGAGAACCGGGTGGAGGAGGTGCACGAGGGGATCCTCAACAAGTCGCTCCAGCTGAAGGCCCTGGACCTGAGCCACAACCGGATACGCGAGGATCGCATTGCGCCTCGGGCCTGGATCCACCTCCCGTGAGTGTGACCGCATCGTTACCGTTCGGTACCGCTTCCGCGCACGGGCCTGTCCAGGGTCTGCTCCGCGCCCGTCGCAAAGATAAAGGCCTGTCGCGTCAAATTACCAGTTTAGCTCCAGCTGAAACCGTCTGTTAAATCGTCCGTCCGTTTGATTGGCTAAATGGCTTCCATCCACCTACGCTGATGTGCGCTGGGGGTTCCGGCTCGAacagctgctgtgcatcacTCATATGGGTCCAGTACAGCACATTAGTGATGGGAGAGATGAGTCACCCTGCAGTATAAAGTGATTTGAGATGTTTAAACTTTGAGATGAAAGGaacaatataaatgcagtgtattcattcattcattcatccttGTGTCTACTATCACTTTGGCCTCTTATAGCATTGGTGAAATTAATGGTGTCAGTTATTGTTTCCACTGATAACATTTCTATCATCTTGGCATTCTCGTgctacagttgtttttttcccatttggtCAAGATCACTGATTTTTGTTCAAGTAGCCAAAACATATTTGCTACATTAGTAGAAAAAAACGAAAGACTTCTTGAATTAATACACCCTCTCACTTGCACCTTCAGAAGGCTATACTGCTTTGTTAATGATTTAGGTCATCTGCACATATGTTTGAAAAGCAGAGCACAAGGTACAACCGCCATGCTTTCAGGGGTTTATGGTAAAATGGGAAATGCACTGCTTAAATCTCAATATTTTATGTCAACATTAATACTTCATAAATCACACAGTTTAGGAAAGGgaagtgtactgtactgtgcatgCTTTGGGTAAGGGAGATTTTGCATTTCTCTCTGAATGCATACTACACTCCTATGCCTGCGACAGTATGttagattttagattttcaGTGAAGTCATCCTTCATGGCTAAGTGCATCCAAAAactttgtaatgtaatttctcCACCAACCACAAGAGGGAGCAGTGCTCCTGTAGTGTCCTGCCAGACTCACTGAGctgagaaccttttttttttcttgttcgaTGCGAGCACTACTGCAAAAACAACAGTAGGACATTTTTATCATGCTTGGAGCTGATTTTAGTTAAGCTTATCAAAaaagtaagtaaaaaaaattaagtcagcAGCAGAAATATTCCCTTTTTTTTGCTGGATGACATATCCAgctgttgtgatattttttgtaattatctCCATATTATAACCAAGCAAAACTGATGAGTGATTAGGTGACAGTTGATTGCATGGTCATGGCAACATCTGGAGGCATTTAAGCagatactttttaaaaaaaagaatgattgATGACTCTGTATGCAGACAAGACAGCGATCATTGTTCGGTCATACAGTATGCTCGATTTGTTCAAATATGGTCAACTCCTATGGGTTTTTGTTGCCATGGAGTCCCTGAGAAACATACCGGGGTCTTCAgaagtgcatacatacatgcattgtGGGGGTGTCACTGAATTCTTCAAAATATGCTCGGTTGCTATTGAGATTCAGAGAAGTTAAGGGAAGCTGTTAGACAAACCTTAGCACTTTATGTCTAACCACACTGTGACTGTGGAGAAGCATAGGTTCAGGCTATGTGATTTCAGCTGCTGACTTGGGTTGTAGAAACAGCTGTTTATGACCAACTTTGGCAATGATCTTGCGTTCCAAATTTAGGGACATGAAAACTTGCTAAATATAACTACTTAGCACCACCAAGAACAACCTCCATCATTCTTGAGCACACCATACCACAATGAAATATTATGAAGACGTGACGTAGTCATAACCCCTGCCCATGGAATTCTGGATGGTTGTTGCAGCactaattgtttatttttgaatcaCCACGACTAATCTCCATCAACTAAGTATTTACTTTTGAGAGTATGTGGCTGAAATGAACAGGGCCATGTGGTATATTCtcgaaaaatttgaattttctgagagagattgagagataAGAGATGGGGACAGCAAATACATTGACCTACTACTGAAAATCTGCGTATACATATGtgaacagacatacacactgtCCTATGTACAGTGGGTGACTGTAGTGAGTGACAGCTATGTAGCTGCACTGCAAAACACTGGTGCAGTTCCAAGCATTCGTTGGCAACTTCTATTTTTTCCTGACCTTAATTAGCTTGCCCCTTTGCTACAAAACATTGAATTATGGGGGCCCTGA
This window contains:
- the si:dkey-32e6.6 gene encoding extracellular matrix protein 2 translates to MYRAALVYLSVCCAVASVADGKPQARKEQNGRGTRDPAAIAADTPAPGGTPPAGTGGRCLVKGIYLFEGAEWSPKPCSVCRCQRGVPTCRSTPCANGAPLAPQSSAHRKRGQLQKAAPKVGGKLGGRNSKRDDGSSRLQLAAVSPVRKNVAEISYKKQELGSVSVKKVTKQVPVLRRAQEAEVKVEVKGSLQKGKPAVNAGTGATEMKKGQQEKKRLKAKDEDDDDEDEDDEDEEDDDDGDDDDNEEEEVKESDGKKKESPTTPPPARFPGAPFLNRTNFMESLPAGCLLAESLIACGSVGMAHLPIITDLGVKTLYLADNKIGKLPFRGLSGLPNLEWLDLSKNKLEDSSLSSAIFRNLTRLRRLNLDGNSLTKIPLLPASLEELKINDNKIRSLTAHSFKGLFKLLTLELEGNGFHDGNVSPLAFRPLRAVIYLRLDRNKFRGVPSGLPPSLQELHLSENRVEEVHEGILNKSLQLKALDLSHNRIREDRIAPRAWIHLPKLEALDLSHNKLVHVPSFLPVALRQLTLHHNQIERIPGYVFGHLQPGLESLHLSYNRLADDGIHGVSFLGLYRTLIELLLDHNQLRSIPRGLLLLRTLQLVRLNNNFIRYIPLDSICDTRVSEDSPLVSVHLENNLIDRRLIPPTAFSCIRTYHSVLLRPQRHEEEE